In Streptomyces erythrochromogenes, the DNA window ATAAGCGCTTGCTCAGCATGCTGGGACCGTATGTGTATGTCAACGGACCTCCGACTACCCTCGGCCGGGTGCCGCAGATTCCCGAGAAAGTCCACGAACTCACCGTCGGCCAGCTGTCCGCCCGCAGCGGCGCCGCCGTCTCCGCGCTCCACTTCTACGAGGCCAAGGGCCTGATCAGCAGCCGCCGCACGTCCGGCAACCAGCGCCGCTACACCCGTGACGCGCTGCGCCGGGTGGCCTTCGTGCGCGCGGCCCAGCGGGTGGGCATCCCGCTCGCCAGCATCCGAGAGGCACTGGCCCAGCTCCCCGAGGAGCGCACGCCGAACCGCGAGGACTGGGCCCGCCTGTCCGAGGCCTGGCGAACCGAGCTCGACGAACGGATCAGCCGACTCGCCCGCCTGCGCGACCATCTGACGGACTGCATCGGCTGCGGCTGCCTCTCGATGGAGACCTGCGCCCTGTCCAACCCCGACGACGTCTTCGGCGAACGGCTCACCGGCTCGCGGCTCTGACGGCCCTCTGCGCGGGCAGCAGTTCCCGGGCCGCCGCGACCAGTTCGGCGTTCGACCGCGCCGGGCGCCCGTCCGGCAGGTGCAGCACGTCTCCTACGCCGGTGCGCGCGGCCGTGCCGCACCGGGCGGCCAGCCGCAGCACCGGCCAGGAGGCCCCGTCCCGCCCGAACAGCAGCACCGCTCGCGGCAGCAGCCCGCGCAGACCGGCCGGCAGGGTCGGCCCGGTCACCCGTTCGTCCACCGGCCCCGCCGCGATCTCGGCCACCACCCGGACCCCGCCGCGGCCGCCGCCCGGGCTCCGTACCAGCCAGGACCGCAGCCGCTCCAGCGGCTCCGGCCCGGCCGGGCCGCCCAGCGGAGCCACCGCGTCCACCGGCACTCCCCGCTCCAGCAGCGCCTCGGCGAGCCCGGCCGCCCCCGGCTCGGCGAAATGCACCACCGCCCGGTCCGGCAGCACCGTCCACGCGCCCACCCGCGCCAGCCGCTGCGCCGGATCCGGCTCGGCCCCGATGTCCGCCGGCACCGCCAGCGGTACGCCCACCCCCGCGCCCCGCAGCGCCTCCAGCAGGGGCCCGACCACCCGCGGCGAGAGGCTCTCCCGCCCGCACGGGGTCCGCGGGTGCACGAGCACCTCACCCGCCCCGGCGGCGACCGCCCGCACCGCGGACTCCGCCAGGTCCCGCGGTGACATGGGCACGGCAGGCCCGTCGGCGGCGCAGCGCGAACCGTTGACCGACACCACGGCCGGCCCGCCCGCAGCTCTCACGCCGCGTCCGTCGAAGGGAAGTCCGCCAGGGCCGGTCTCGGCACCACGATCCCGCAGCCCGCGCACACCGGCCCGTCCCAGGCCGGCGCCCCCTCCCAGAGGCCCAGCGGAGCCACCTCCGGCCACCGCAGCTCCGTGTCCCCGCAGACCGGGCACGCCGTCCCCGGCTCCGACTCCAGCGCCCGGACCAGCCGCCGCAGCACCTCGCCCAGCGCCCCCTCGGGCCGCACCCCCGGATCCGCGCAGCGCACCACCGCGTCCCCGCTCCCGCCCCAGGCCCACTCCGGCCGGCGCAGCCCGTGGTGCTTCTCCCTCCGGCGCCGTTCCGCGAACTGGCGCTCGTACTCCAGCCAGACCGTCCGCGCGTCCTCCAGCTCCTCCAGCGCGGCCACCAGCCGCAGCGGGTCCGCCCCCCGGTCCTCGGGGGCGATCCCGTGCCGGTCGCACAGGTGCCACCAGGTGGCCCGGTGCCCGTAGGGCGCGAACCGCTCCAGGCAGCGGCGCAGCGAGTGGCGCCGCAGGGCCCGGTCATTGCGCGCGTCGCGCACCTGGTAGGCCAGACTCCGGAATCCCGCCATCACACCATCACCTCCGCCGATGTGCCCAACATGCCCGGTCGGGTGCGGGCGCATGCGGGGGCGGACGAGGCGTGCAGGTGGCACATGGCCGGAACTCAGCGCCCCATGCGCCCCGCGGACACCACGACCCGGGCCAGTTCCTCGTGGCAGATGTCGCTGTGCGCCCCCGAGGGGGCGCCGCCGCGCCGCACCACGGAGCCCGCGTCCACACTGACGCATCCGGCCGTGGGCACCCCCTCGCGCAGGGCGGTGTCGAGGCTCAGACGGGGCGCTCCCGGCACCGCCCGGACCCCGTCGTGCCCGATCGCGCCCCACCGCTCGTCGAAGCCGAGCAGACCGGCCGAATCACCTGCCATCCGGGACGCCAGCGGGTAGAAGACCTTGAGCGCCGAGTCGTGCGGGGAGTGGCAGGCCACCACCGGTCCGTCGACCTTGCGGTGGAGGCCGCGCAGGGCGCCGCCGCGACCCCTGTCGTGCGGCAGCCGGTCGGCGAACGCGTAGTGGGAGAACGCTCCCTGGAGCAGGGTCACGGACCTGACGTACCGGGCCCCGTCCGGCACCGCGCGCAGCGAGAAGGACACCACGCGGGCCCCGAAGCTGTGCCCGATCAGATGGAACCGCAGGGCCGGGCGGCCCGCCGCCAGCTCCGCCAGGACCGGGCCCAGCCCCCGCTCGCCGACCACACCCGCCCTCTTCTTCATCTTGTAGTACGTAGCCTGTCGCAGCAGTTCCTTGGCGCCGCCCCACAGGCCGCGCAGGCCGCCGCCGACCGTGAGCCCCGGCCCCTCGGTGCCGGCGGCCGCGGCGCCGGCCCTGGCCAGGGCGAGCGAGAGGGCCCGGCAGACCTCCAGCACGTCCTCCGCGAAGATCGCGGGTACCGCCGGCGCCGCCACCGCGTGCACCGCGTCCAGGCCGGCCAGCTCCCTGACGAGCGCGCCGAACTCGATGAACGCGGCCGCCGACTCGGGCTGCTCCGCCAGCAGTTCCGCCAGCCGGTCCAGCTCCGCGCGCCGTCCGGGCCAGAACTCCCCGAGCGCCTGCCGGGTCAGGGGGTCGAGCGCGCAGCCGCGGCCCGGTTCCGCGAGTGCCCCGGGCGCCTCGAAGTCGGGTATCGGCTCGTCGGAGAACCGCATCGACGGCCACACCACACCCACGTACCCCAGCCGCACCCCCGACCCCACCAGTGCGGGGAAGGGCGCGAAGAAGCGGTCGTAGAGCCGGTTCGCCGTGGACCGGTCGCTGTTCCAGCCGTGCGCGAAGACGAGCACGTCCGTCGCCTCCATCCGGGACACCGCCCCCTGCGAGGCGCGGTCCACGTCCCCTTCGGAGTCGAAGGTCAGCTCCGCGTACGGGCCCACCCCGATCCCGCTCCCCGTCGCGAAGCCGAATCCGCCACCGACGTCCGCCATGACGTCCCCCTTCACGCCGTGCCTCCGGTGCAGTCAGCATCCTGCTGCGGCGCCCGCCCGACCAGCCCCCCGGCGCGGCCGGCTCAGGAGTAGAGCAGGTACTGCGCGCGCACCGCATCGAAGCGGGCCAGCCCCGCCGCCCAGTCGCCCGCGACCTCCTCCACCCCGGCGCCCGCGTCCACCAGCGTGCGCACCCGGTCCGAGCCGGTCAGCCGGTCGATCCAGTGGTCCGCGCGCCAGCCGAAGCCGCTCCACACCCGTCGGGCGGTGACCAGCAGCCCGATGCCGGCCCGTACCGGGTCAAAGGCCTCCCGGTCGTGCACGATCAGCCGCACCCCGCCGCACACCTTCCCCACGTGCTTGGAGAAGGTCGGCGTGAAGTACGCCTCCCGGAACCACACCCCGGGCAGCCCCAGCCCGTTCGCCGCCTCCGCCCACCGCCGGTCGATCCCCTCGGCCCCCAGCACCTCGAAGGGCGTGGTCGTCCCGCGCCCCTCGGAGAGGTTCGTCCCCTCGAACAGGCAGGTCCCGGCGTACGCGAGGGCCGTGTCCGGCGTCGGCATGTTCGGGCTCGGCGGCACCCAGGGCAGCCCGGTCTCCCCGAAGAAGGCCCCGCGGCGCCACCCGGACATGGACACCGTGGTCAGCCTCACCGGACCGGCGGCCAGGAACTCGCCGTTGAACAGCCGGGCCAGCTCGGCCGCCGTCATCCCGTGCGCGAGCGCGATCGGCTCCCGGCCCACGAAGCTGGCGTACGGCCGCTCCAGCACCGGGCCCGCCGCCCGCCGGCCGCCCACCGGGTTCGGCCGGTCCAGCACCACCACCGCCTTGCCGGCGAGGGCGGCCGCGCGCATGCAGTCGTAGAGGGTCCAGATGTAGGTGTAGAAGCGGGCCCCGACGTCCTGGATGTCGAAGACGACGGTGTCGATCCCGGCCGCCGTGAACACGTCGGCGAGCCGCTGCCCGCTCTTGTCGTACGTGTCGTACACGGGCAGCCCGGTCGCCGGGTCCCGCGAGGCCCCCTCGGAGTCTCCGGCCTGCGCCGTACCGCGGAACCCGTGCTCGGGCCCGAACACCGCGACGAGGTCGACCCGTTCGTCCGCGTGGAGCACGTCCACCAGGTGCCGGGCATCGGCGGTGATCCCCGTGGGGTTGGTGACCACCCCGACCTTCTGTCCGGCCAGGACGGCGTACCCGTCCGCCGCGAGCCGCTCGAAGCCGGTACGCACCCGGCCCGCCGCCCGCGGCGCGCCGGTCCCGGCAGCCGGGGCAGCCCCGGCGGTACCCGCCGCACCCAGGGCGCCCACCGCACCCGCCGATCCCACGGCCCCCGCCAGCCCCAGCACCCCGCGTCGCGACAGCGTCATCCCGACACGCTAAGAGACGAGCCCCTTCCGCCCCGACATACCGACTGGTTAGTCTGCCCGCATCCGCAACCCGCCGTACGAGAGGTGTGATCCCGTGAGCGCGTACCAGGACCAGCGAGTCGTCGTCACCGGCGCGGGCGGCGGCATCGGCGCCGCGCTCGCCCACCGCTTCGCGGCCGAGGGCGCCACGGTGGTCGTCAACGACC includes these proteins:
- the soxR gene encoding redox-sensitive transcriptional activator SoxR; its protein translation is MPQIPEKVHELTVGQLSARSGAAVSALHFYEAKGLISSRRTSGNQRRYTRDALRRVAFVRAAQRVGIPLASIREALAQLPEERTPNREDWARLSEAWRTELDERISRLARLRDHLTDCIGCGCLSMETCALSNPDDVFGERLTGSRL
- a CDS encoding 3-keto-5-aminohexanoate cleavage protein, translated to MRAAGGPAVVSVNGSRCAADGPAVPMSPRDLAESAVRAVAAGAGEVLVHPRTPCGRESLSPRVVGPLLEALRGAGVGVPLAVPADIGAEPDPAQRLARVGAWTVLPDRAVVHFAEPGAAGLAEALLERGVPVDAVAPLGGPAGPEPLERLRSWLVRSPGGGRGGVRVVAEIAAGPVDERVTGPTLPAGLRGLLPRAVLLFGRDGASWPVLRLAARCGTAARTGVGDVLHLPDGRPARSNAELVAAARELLPAQRAVRAASR
- a CDS encoding serine-threonine protein kinase; protein product: MADVGGGFGFATGSGIGVGPYAELTFDSEGDVDRASQGAVSRMEATDVLVFAHGWNSDRSTANRLYDRFFAPFPALVGSGVRLGYVGVVWPSMRFSDEPIPDFEAPGALAEPGRGCALDPLTRQALGEFWPGRRAELDRLAELLAEQPESAAAFIEFGALVRELAGLDAVHAVAAPAVPAIFAEDVLEVCRALSLALARAGAAAAGTEGPGLTVGGGLRGLWGGAKELLRQATYYKMKKRAGVVGERGLGPVLAELAAGRPALRFHLIGHSFGARVVSFSLRAVPDGARYVRSVTLLQGAFSHYAFADRLPHDRGRGGALRGLHRKVDGPVVACHSPHDSALKVFYPLASRMAGDSAGLLGFDERWGAIGHDGVRAVPGAPRLSLDTALREGVPTAGCVSVDAGSVVRRGGAPSGAHSDICHEELARVVVSAGRMGR
- a CDS encoding exo-beta-N-acetylmuramidase NamZ family protein yields the protein MTLSRRGVLGLAGAVGSAGAVGALGAAGTAGAAPAAGTGAPRAAGRVRTGFERLAADGYAVLAGQKVGVVTNPTGITADARHLVDVLHADERVDLVAVFGPEHGFRGTAQAGDSEGASRDPATGLPVYDTYDKSGQRLADVFTAAGIDTVVFDIQDVGARFYTYIWTLYDCMRAAALAGKAVVVLDRPNPVGGRRAAGPVLERPYASFVGREPIALAHGMTAAELARLFNGEFLAAGPVRLTTVSMSGWRRGAFFGETGLPWVPPSPNMPTPDTALAYAGTCLFEGTNLSEGRGTTTPFEVLGAEGIDRRWAEAANGLGLPGVWFREAYFTPTFSKHVGKVCGGVRLIVHDREAFDPVRAGIGLLVTARRVWSGFGWRADHWIDRLTGSDRVRTLVDAGAGVEEVAGDWAAGLARFDAVRAQYLLYS